The proteins below are encoded in one region of Scophthalmus maximus strain ysfricsl-2021 chromosome 4, ASM2237912v1, whole genome shotgun sequence:
- the LOC118302296 gene encoding carbohydrate sulfotransferase 1 gives MQCSWKAVILLALASIAIQYTAIRTLTSKPFQLCPLPSPQNCGLGGQDTEPPFERGAAGAGGGCDDYPYFSINATRKTHILVLATTRSGSSFVGQLLNQHQEVFYLFEPLYHVQTTLIPRLSHSRNAADRRVMLGASRDLLRSLYGCDLYFLESYIKPTPTNHTTDKLFRRGASRALCQQPVCDAFGPADVNVEEGDCVKKCASLNMTLATEACREKRYVAIKIVRVPEIGDLRALVEDPRLNIKVIQLVRDPRGILSSRIETFRDTYRLWRIWRATGRRPYNLDLSQLTVVCEDFLSSVSTGLGHPYWLKGKYMLVRYEDLARNPLLKTKEMYDYLGLPMDKNVEDWIHANTRGSNEPSAKHKFGTVRDSAANAESWRLKLSYDMVEYTQTVCQKVLHQLGYKAVRSTEELKNMSLSLVQDKTFVPFS, from the coding sequence ATGCAGTGTTCCTGGAAGGCAGTGATTCTGCTGGCCTTGGCCTCCATTGCCATCCAGTACACGGCCATCCGGACGCTCACCTCCAAGCCTTTCCAGCTGTGTCCGTTGCCCAGCCCTCAGAACTGCGGCCTGGGCGGCCAAGACACCGAGCCGCCCTTTGAGCGCGGCGCAGCGGGTGCTGGCGGAGGCTGCGACGACTACCCGTACTTCTCCATCAATGCCACGCGCAAAACGCACATTCTGGTCCTGGCCACCACCCGCAGTGGCTCCTCCTTCGTGGGCCAGCTGCTCAACCAGCACCAGGAGGTGTTCTACCTGTTCGAGCCTCTCTACCACGTCCAGACCACGCTCATACCGCGTCTGTCCCACAGCCGCAACGCCGCAGACCGCCGCGTGATGCTGGGCGCCAGCAGGGACCTCCTGCGCAGCCTGTACGGCTGCGACCTCTACTTCCTGGAGAGCTACATCAAACCGACGCCCACGAACCACACCACGGACAAACTGTTCCGGCGCGGCGCCAGCCGAGCGCTGTGCCAGCAGCCCGTGTGCGATGCCTTCGGTCCCGCCGACGTCAATGTGGAGGAAGGGGACTGCGTCAAGAAGTGTGCGTCTCTGAACATGACCCTGGCGACAGAGGCGTGCCGCGAGAAGCGGTACGTGGCCATCAAAATCGTTCGCGTGCCAGAGATCGGAGATCTACGGGCTTTGGTGGAAGACCCGCGGCTCAATATTAAAGTCATCCAACTCGTCAGAGACCCGCGCGGTATCCTGTCGTCGCGGATTGAGACGTTCAGGGATACGTATCGCCTGTGGCGTATTTGGCGGGCCACGGGGAGACGGCCCTACAACCTCGATTTAAGTCAGCTTACAGTTGTATGTGAGGACTTCCTCAGCTCGGTTTCAACTGGCCTCGGCCATCCCTATTGGCTAAAAGGGAAGTACATGTTGGTTCGCTACGAGGATTTGGCGAGGAACCCCCTGCTCAAGACGAAGGAGATGTACGACTATCTGGGGCTGCCTATGGATAAAAACGTGGAAGACTGGATACACGCAAACACCCGGGGCAGCAACGAGCCCTCGGCCAAACACAAGTTCGGCACGGTGAGGGATTCGGCGGCTAACGCGGAGAGTTGGCGTTTGAAACTGTCGTACGACATGGTGGAAtacacacagactgtgtgtCAAAAAGTACTCCACCAGCTGGGATACAAAGCTGTGCGGTCGACGGAGGAACTGAAAAACATGTCCCTCTCACTGGTACAGGACAAAACTTTTGTACCTTTTTCGTAA